The following DNA comes from Mycolicibacterium aromaticivorans JS19b1 = JCM 16368.
CAGAGTCTCGTCAGTGACGCCGAAGTGTTCGCCAAAGCCGTGCTCGAGAAACATCCGCTGTCGCAGCGCGGCGTCGATTCTGTCGATATGCGAGGGATGGATGGGTAGCCGACGCTCGTTCTCTTTGCGCGACCGAGCGAGTACGCCGAGTGAAAGTTGAGAGTTTTCAGGGCTTTTCGACATGCAGTGGGCCTCTGTTCCCGAGGGTGGCGCGTTGACGGCTTGGCTGCGGAGCCGACTGGCCACCGCGGACAACCATAGCTCACGTCAGAGGCGGTGCATCTCTCGCGACATCCTTGAGTGCTCGACGAAGCCGGCACGCGGTGGTGGCGACTTGAGGTTCTTACCCCGTGGTTCCTGCTCGGCGAATGCGGGCGCACGTAACCATGAAGCAATGCGGCTCAGGAAGCGTCCCGGCGACAGTCCGCCGGCTCCGATAGCGACCATCACGGTCCTCCGTTCGATCAACCTCTTCGCGCTAGACTAGATCGTCTAGACTGATAGGTCTAGACCGTGTGGTCTAGGCCACATCGTCTAATCGCGGACGAAAGCGGCCTATAGTGGGGAAAGCCCAGTTCACCGATGGTTCGGAGGCGGTTCGAATGACGACGCAGCAGGAAGCGGCGCTCTCGCACAAGGAGCGGCTGTTTCGCGCTGGCGCGAAGTTGTTCTATGAAAACGGCTTTCACGGGACCACGATCGACGCAGTCCTTGCCGAGGCCGGCGTGCCGAAAGGCTCGTTCTATCACCACTTCGGCTCCAAAGACGCATTCGGTCAGGCGGTCTTGAGCCGATATATGGGGTTCCAGGGGGAACTGGTCGCCACCTGGGCCGCCAGAACCGACCTGTCGACCGCCGACATAGTGACCGGCTACTACCGGGACATGTCCCAGGTCTTCATCAAGTCAGGTTTCCAGACGGCCTGCCTGACCGGAAAATTCTCCACCGAGGTGGCCGCCACCTCCGACGTCTTCCGGCCACAACTAGCCGGACAAATCGATGGGTGGAAGGCGCGGCTCTCAGCGCTGTTCACGGCGGGACAGAAGCGCGGCGACGTTCGCCAGGACCGCGCGGCCGAAGATCTCGCTGATGTGGTGCTCGCACTCATTCAGGGTTCGTTCGTGTTGACCTTGTCCACCCGCGACGAGCACACGCTCGAGGCGGTGTGTGACGCGATTCGGCAGCTGATCGAACCCCCGAACTGAACCTGCCAAAAGCGAAGGGCTGGTGCGGTATTGCCGCACCAGCCCTTGCTTGTGGTATGAGGTCCGAGTCAGACCGCGGAAACCCGCGTCGCTTGGGGGCCCTTGGGTCCCTGTCCGACCTCGAACTGGACTCGCTGGTTCTCCTCGAGCGACTTGTAGCCGTTGCCCTGGATTTCCGAGTAGTGCACGAACAGATCCTGCTCGCCACTGTCAGGAGCGATGAAGCCGAAGCCCTTTTCGCCGTTGAACCATTTCACAGTTCCCTGTGCCATCTATTTCTTCTTCTCTCATTCAGATGGATGCCGGAGGCATCCCTTGCTCGCTCCGGCGGGCCCGCCGGAACGAAATCTAGTTGGTGCCAACCGCTGAGCGCGGCCGACGGGCACGACGCCGGCCGGGCTGGCCACCACCGTGAGCTTGGTTGTTGCCGGACTGGCCACCACGAGACTGGCCGCCACGAGGCTGGCCCGACTGGCCGCCGCGTGACTGGCCACCACGGCCGCGGCCCTGTGTGGAGGTGTGGCGAGGCGCAGCAGGAGCCGGCGCGGGTGGCGGAGCCTGGTACGCGGCGACCTCGCCGACCAACGCCTGCACGGGCTCGGAATCTGCCGAAACCTGTTGCGGGGTGGCCTTTATGCCGGCCTTGCGCAGCAGCGCCTGGGTGTCGCGGCGCTGCTCAGGCAGCACCACTGTGACCACGTCGCCGGTGCGTCCCGCTCGCGCGGTACGACCTGAGCGATGCAGGTATGCCTTGTGTTCGGCGGGCGGGTCGATATGGACGACCAGCTCGACGTCGTCGACGTGGACACCGCGCGCAGCGATGTCGGTTGCGACCAGCACCCGGGCCGTCCCGGCGGCGAACGCCGCCAGGTTGCGGTCGCGGGCCGGCTGAGAAAGGTTGCCGTGCAGATCAACTGACGGAATACCGGCCTGCGTGAGTTGCTTGGCCAACTTGCGAGCGTGATGCTTGGTGCG
Coding sequences within:
- a CDS encoding TetR/AcrR family transcriptional regulator, coding for MTTQQEAALSHKERLFRAGAKLFYENGFHGTTIDAVLAEAGVPKGSFYHHFGSKDAFGQAVLSRYMGFQGELVATWAARTDLSTADIVTGYYRDMSQVFIKSGFQTACLTGKFSTEVAATSDVFRPQLAGQIDGWKARLSALFTAGQKRGDVRQDRAAEDLADVVLALIQGSFVLTLSTRDEHTLEAVCDAIRQLIEPPN
- a CDS encoding cold-shock protein gives rise to the protein MAQGTVKWFNGEKGFGFIAPDSGEQDLFVHYSEIQGNGYKSLEENQRVQFEVGQGPKGPQATRVSAV